The Amphiura filiformis chromosome 15, Afil_fr2py, whole genome shotgun sequence region TCATATCCTAAGATCGagtattcaccatgttcaccattTTGGCCTTCTGAACTGATTCTCAACTGAttctttgatgacttttgatAACAAAGCATAATAGTAGTCGTATTAATGATATATCTTCGTATTTGTGTTTCATATAATGCAGGTGCAAGCAGTGTCAACTCAGATTTCCGCCGACCAACAGTACAAAGGCATCGTTGACTGCTTCTCCAGAGTCGTCAAGGAACAAGGTGTCGGCTCCCTCTGGAGAGGTAACCTGGCCAATGTCATCCGTTACTTTCCAACACAGGCGCTCAACTTCGCCTTCAAAGACAAATACAAGCAGTTGTTCCTGAAAGGCGTCGACCAGAAGAGACAATTCTGGCGCTACTTTGCCGGTAATCTGGCTTCTGGTGGTGCGGCTGGTGCCACTTCGCTCTGCTTCGTGTATCCGTTAGATTTTGCCAGAACCCGACTCGCCGCCGATGTCGGCAAGGGAACAAGTCGGCAATATAGCGGGTTGGTAGATTGTCTGAAGAAAAATATGAAGTCTGATGGAATACTAGGATTGTACCGTGGTTTCGGCGTATCCGTCCAGGGCATCATCGTGTACAGAGCCGCGTACTTCGGCACCTACGACACGGCGAAAGGCATGCTCCCTGGTGGGAAGAAGAACCTACTCGTCAGCTTCGTCATCGCTCAGATAGTAACCAACGTTTCCGGAATCGTCTCATATCCATTCGATACTGTCAGACGACGCATGATGATGCAGGCAGGACGTAAGGATGTTGTCTACAAGAGCACAATTGATTGCTGGAGGAAGATTGCTCAGCAAGAAGGTGGTAAGGCGTTCTTCAAGGGTGCCTTCTCAAACATCCTCCGTGGTACTGGTGGCGCCATGGTGCTGGTCCTGTACGACGAGATCAAGCATTTCCTGGGATAAGGGATCAATTAATGTACCCCAAAGCCATTTTCTGACTAAATAAAAGACAATTGAAAAgtacaaaattacattttaaaaaaaatggcatCTTTAGCACAGCAACAAATTGCAATAATCGTTGGAACTTTTTATCCTGTgtacaatatttttgtatttaaaacaATGACGTTGCTTGTGTGATATAGTGCAATAATGTGACTGATTGAAGTTGTAATAAATTAGAGAAGCCATAATTTTGAttatca contains the following coding sequences:
- the LOC140171910 gene encoding ADP,ATP carrier protein 1-like, producing MQVQAVSTQISADQQYKGIVDCFSRVVKEQGVGSLWRGNLANVIRYFPTQALNFAFKDKYKQLFLKGVDQKRQFWRYFAGNLASGGAAGATSLCFVYPLDFARTRLAADVGKGTSRQYSGLVDCLKKNMKSDGILGLYRGFGVSVQGIIVYRAAYFGTYDTAKGMLPGGKKNLLVSFVIAQIVTNVSGIVSYPFDTVRRRMMMQAGRKDVVYKSTIDCWRKIAQQEGGKAFFKGAFSNILRGTGGAMVLVLYDEIKHFLG